A DNA window from Shewanella baltica contains the following coding sequences:
- a CDS encoding glutathione S-transferase family protein encodes MITLHHLNKSRSKRIIWLLEELGQPYEIKSYQRDSQTFLAPPELKQIHPLGKSPVIEMDGQVIAESGAITEYLIEKYAADTLAPARDSADYVSYLQWLHFAESSAMLPLLLRMFVQKDGCKTNFLEGYAAIEVSKISHYFNDMLAGKTYLVADKLTGADIMMSFVVELLANSGDLEKFEHIQRYATQLSQHAAWVKASEIEKQLDASV; translated from the coding sequence ATGATCACCTTGCACCATCTCAATAAATCACGTTCTAAACGTATCATCTGGTTGCTAGAAGAACTCGGTCAACCCTATGAAATTAAGAGTTATCAACGTGATAGCCAGACTTTTCTCGCGCCACCCGAACTTAAGCAAATTCATCCGTTGGGCAAATCACCCGTTATCGAAATGGACGGTCAAGTGATAGCCGAATCGGGTGCGATCACCGAATATCTTATTGAAAAATATGCGGCGGATACCTTAGCCCCCGCCAGAGACAGCGCAGACTATGTCAGTTATCTGCAATGGCTACACTTTGCCGAAAGCTCAGCCATGCTGCCTTTGTTACTGCGCATGTTCGTGCAAAAGGATGGCTGTAAAACCAACTTCCTTGAAGGTTATGCCGCGATAGAAGTCAGTAAGATAAGCCACTACTTCAATGATATGTTGGCTGGTAAAACCTACTTGGTTGCAGACAAGCTCACAGGTGCGGATATCATGATGTCCTTCGTGGTGGAGCTACTGGCTAATAGTGGCGACCTCGAAAAATTTGAACACATTCAACGCTATGCTACTCAATTATCCCAGCATGCCGCTTGGGTTAAAGCGAGTGAGATCGAGAAACAACTCGACGCAAGCGTGTAA
- a CDS encoding iron-containing alcohol dehydrogenase: MLNFNYYNPTRIRFGKDTIAEIDALVPSDAKVMILFGGSSARKTGTLDEVKQSLGNRFIVEFDGIEPNPTYETLMKAVAQVREQKIDFLLAVGGGSVIDGTKFVAAAAVFEGEPWDILTSWGAKVTQAMPFGSVLTLPATGSEMNNASVVTRKSLQAKLPFRNDLVYPQFSILDPTKTFTLPERQVANGVVDAFVHITEQYLTYPVNAAVQDRFAEGLLQTLIELGPQVLVQPEDYDIRANLMWVATMALNGTIGVGVPHDWATHMIGHELTALYDIDHARTLAIVLPALLQCTKEAKREKLLQYADRVWHINTGTDDERIDAAIAKTKAFFEAMGIPTHLSAYDLDASHVDILVKQLELHGMVALGEHGNIDPAMSRDILTLAL; encoded by the coding sequence ATGCTAAATTTTAACTATTACAACCCAACCCGTATCCGTTTTGGTAAAGACACTATCGCCGAAATTGATGCTTTAGTACCGAGCGATGCTAAAGTCATGATCCTATTTGGCGGCAGCAGCGCCAGAAAAACCGGCACGCTAGATGAAGTTAAACAATCATTGGGCAATCGTTTCATCGTCGAGTTCGATGGCATTGAGCCAAACCCAACCTATGAAACCTTAATGAAAGCCGTCGCCCAAGTGCGCGAACAGAAGATCGACTTCCTCCTTGCAGTGGGTGGTGGCTCTGTTATCGATGGCACTAAATTTGTTGCCGCTGCAGCAGTATTCGAAGGTGAACCTTGGGATATTCTTACTAGCTGGGGCGCAAAAGTAACTCAAGCTATGCCTTTTGGCTCAGTATTAACCTTGCCTGCGACGGGTTCAGAAATGAACAACGCCAGCGTAGTGACCAGAAAATCACTGCAAGCTAAGCTGCCATTCCGTAATGACTTGGTTTATCCACAATTCTCAATACTCGATCCGACGAAAACCTTCACCCTGCCAGAACGCCAAGTGGCCAACGGTGTAGTCGATGCTTTTGTGCATATCACAGAGCAATACCTCACTTACCCAGTCAACGCCGCCGTACAGGACAGATTTGCCGAAGGTCTGTTACAAACCTTGATTGAGCTTGGTCCACAGGTACTAGTTCAACCCGAAGATTACGACATTCGCGCTAACTTAATGTGGGTCGCCACTATGGCACTCAACGGCACGATTGGCGTAGGCGTTCCGCACGATTGGGCAACCCACATGATAGGCCATGAACTGACTGCGCTTTACGACATCGACCATGCGCGTACATTGGCAATCGTATTGCCTGCCCTGCTGCAATGTACCAAAGAGGCTAAGCGCGAAAAGTTACTCCAGTACGCAGACCGAGTGTGGCACATCAACACAGGTACCGATGACGAGCGCATCGATGCCGCTATTGCAAAAACTAAGGCTTTCTTCGAAGCCATGGGCATACCGACACATTTATCTGCCTATGATCTCGATGCCAGCCACGTTGATATCCTAGTAAAACAGCTTGAACTGCACGGCATGGTGGCTCTTGGCGAACACGGCAATATTGACCCAGCAATGAGTCGTGACATTTTGACCTTAGCCCTATAA
- a CDS encoding DUF4124 domain-containing protein produces the protein MRSLTLIGLVLFSMLAQATVYKWVDKDGKVHYSDEPQPNAQVVELKEKTLNQIALPLPKTDSNNANQAIESIQYQVNITSPAEEETVRDNNGDFDVVSTITPELKSQYLMVLKLDGTPVGQPQIGGTFKLKNIDRGEHTIVVDALTQNGKVFASSSPRKIFLHQAAKR, from the coding sequence ATGCGTTCACTCACACTCATCGGCTTAGTGCTATTTAGCATGTTAGCGCAAGCGACGGTTTATAAATGGGTCGATAAAGATGGCAAAGTCCATTACTCAGATGAGCCGCAGCCAAATGCCCAAGTCGTTGAGCTAAAAGAGAAGACCTTAAATCAAATTGCCCTTCCTCTGCCCAAAACAGACTCAAATAACGCAAACCAAGCAATTGAATCTATTCAATATCAAGTTAATATCACTTCCCCAGCAGAAGAAGAAACCGTCAGAGATAATAATGGCGATTTCGACGTCGTTTCGACTATCACCCCTGAGCTAAAAAGCCAGTATTTAATGGTCCTCAAACTCGATGGCACCCCCGTCGGTCAGCCGCAAATTGGCGGTACCTTCAAACTCAAAAACATCGACCGGGGTGAACATACCATAGTCGTTGACGCTTTGACTCAAAACGGCAAAGTCTTTGCATCAAGTTCACCAAGAAAGATATTTCTTCATCAAGCAGCTAAGCGTTAA
- the glnL gene encoding nitrogen regulation protein NR(II) — MDKETLLNHLVTAVLVIDKDLKPCYANAAAEQLLGVGSHRLVEQTLPEHYQILGVEAQLLRDAVKAGQGLTVNTAALVTLDGQHHTVDLTLIPLDDEAELSLLELRQVDQQRRIHQQLSQDAQQQAAQFLVRNLAHEIKNPLGGLRGAAQLLSRELDDPALKEFTTLIIEQADRLRNLVDRLLGPQRPTQHSLHNIHQVVQKVYKLVEMALPANIQLKRDYDPSIPDIEMDPDQMQQAVLNILQNAVQALEHSGGEILIRTRTQHQVTIGSQRHKLVLTLSIIDNGPGIPPELMDTLFYPMVTGREQGSGLGLSIAHNIARLHSGRIDCLSSAGHTEFIISLPILGAK, encoded by the coding sequence ATGGATAAAGAGACACTGCTCAATCATTTAGTTACCGCTGTACTTGTCATAGATAAGGATCTTAAACCTTGTTATGCCAACGCAGCAGCAGAGCAATTATTAGGTGTTGGCAGCCATAGACTCGTTGAACAAACTTTACCTGAGCATTATCAAATCCTCGGTGTCGAAGCCCAGTTATTGAGGGATGCGGTAAAGGCTGGCCAAGGCTTAACGGTCAATACAGCGGCCCTAGTCACGCTCGATGGTCAGCACCATACCGTTGATTTAACCCTTATTCCCCTCGATGATGAGGCTGAACTCAGCCTGCTCGAACTGCGCCAAGTCGACCAACAAAGACGCATTCATCAGCAACTGAGTCAAGATGCCCAGCAGCAAGCGGCACAGTTTTTAGTGCGCAACTTAGCCCATGAAATCAAAAATCCTTTAGGCGGCCTGCGCGGTGCGGCGCAATTGTTATCGCGGGAGCTGGATGATCCGGCGCTGAAGGAATTCACTACTCTCATCATTGAGCAGGCCGATCGACTGCGTAATTTAGTGGATCGCCTGCTCGGCCCCCAAAGGCCAACACAGCACAGTCTGCACAACATCCATCAAGTGGTGCAAAAGGTCTATAAATTAGTTGAAATGGCGCTGCCCGCCAACATCCAACTCAAACGGGATTATGATCCATCCATTCCCGATATCGAGATGGACCCAGACCAAATGCAGCAAGCCGTGCTCAACATTTTACAAAATGCGGTGCAGGCGCTTGAGCATTCTGGCGGCGAAATTTTGATCCGCACTCGCACTCAACACCAAGTCACCATAGGTTCACAGCGTCACAAGCTAGTGTTAACCCTATCGATTATCGACAACGGCCCCGGTATACCGCCTGAGCTAATGGACACATTATTTTATCCAATGGTGACAGGTCGTGAGCAAGGTTCAGGTTTAGGCCTCTCAATTGCCCATAATATTGCCCGTTTACACTCGGGAAGAATCGATTGCCTCTCCAGCGCTGGGCACACCGAATTCATCATTTCATTACCGATTTTAGGCGCTAAATAA
- a CDS encoding type 1 glutamine amidotransferase domain-containing protein yields the protein MKMNILMVLTSHDKLGDTGLKTGFWLEEFASPFYEFKDKGFDITLASPLGGQPPLDPKSDEPDFQTEATARFSKDPEAQALLANTTRLSEINAADYDAVFYPGGHGPLWDLAEDKHSIALIEQFYQANKPLGLVCHAPAALLHPKASDGKPLVSGKRVTGFSNSEEEAVQLTHVVPFLVEDMLQKNGGTYVKGDDWTSFVVADGHLITGQNPGSSEAVAQAIVAQLNARG from the coding sequence ATGAAAATGAATATATTAATGGTACTAACTTCACACGATAAACTCGGCGACACAGGTTTAAAAACCGGCTTTTGGCTCGAAGAATTCGCCTCACCTTTTTATGAGTTTAAAGATAAAGGTTTTGACATTACCTTAGCCTCGCCATTGGGCGGTCAACCACCGCTCGATCCAAAAAGTGATGAGCCAGACTTTCAAACTGAAGCCACTGCGCGCTTCAGTAAAGATCCTGAGGCACAAGCACTGCTAGCAAATACCACTCGCTTAAGTGAAATTAACGCAGCAGATTATGATGCGGTTTTCTATCCTGGCGGCCACGGCCCACTGTGGGATCTTGCCGAAGATAAACATTCTATCGCCTTGATTGAACAGTTCTATCAAGCGAATAAACCCCTAGGGCTCGTCTGTCATGCGCCTGCGGCACTGCTGCACCCTAAAGCCAGTGATGGTAAGCCATTGGTCAGCGGCAAGCGCGTTACCGGTTTCAGTAATTCTGAAGAAGAAGCCGTGCAACTCACTCATGTCGTGCCATTTCTAGTCGAAGACATGCTGCAGAAAAACGGCGGCACTTATGTCAAAGGTGATGATTGGACAAGCTTTGTTGTCGCAGATGGCCATTTGATCACAGGTCAAAACCCAGGATCATCCGAAGCCGTTGCGCAGGCCATAGTCGCGCAATTGAACGCCAGAGGCTAA